A single window of Acidimicrobiales bacterium DNA harbors:
- a CDS encoding MoxR family ATPase produces the protein MVPDTPANEVASVDEVVSALYDQDYLADEGLATAIYLALRLRRPLLLEGEAGVGKTEVARALASWTGGELIRLQCYEGLDASQAVYEWDYSRQLLHLRAAEATGATAQAEVADLEDELYDERFLVRRPLLRSLVAPSGIPPVLLIDEVDRADDEFEAFLLEILSDYAVTVPEVGTFRAEIPPVVVITSNRTRDVHDALKRRCLYHWVQHPDVDREVEILRVRAPHVPAALARDVATVAAELRDMGLYKPPGVAETLDWAEALVLVGVDDLDETAMEFTIGTLLKYREDQDRLRSRGFGEVVGLLRGA, from the coding sequence ATGGTTCCGGATACCCCAGCAAACGAGGTCGCCTCGGTCGACGAGGTCGTCTCTGCCCTGTATGACCAGGACTACCTGGCCGACGAGGGCCTAGCCACCGCCATCTACCTAGCCCTGCGTCTCCGCCGTCCGCTGCTGCTGGAGGGCGAGGCCGGCGTGGGAAAAACCGAGGTGGCACGGGCGCTGGCCTCCTGGACGGGAGGAGAGCTGATCCGCCTCCAGTGCTACGAGGGCCTAGACGCCTCCCAGGCTGTCTACGAGTGGGACTACTCCCGCCAACTTCTGCACCTGCGAGCCGCCGAAGCGACGGGCGCCACGGCCCAGGCCGAAGTGGCCGATCTGGAAGACGAGCTCTACGACGAACGCTTCCTGGTCCGGCGACCGCTGCTCCGTTCGTTGGTCGCCCCGTCCGGAATTCCGCCGGTGCTGCTGATCGACGAGGTGGACCGGGCCGACGACGAGTTTGAGGCCTTCCTGCTGGAGATCCTGTCCGACTACGCCGTCACCGTTCCCGAGGTGGGGACCTTCCGGGCCGAGATTCCCCCGGTGGTGGTGATCACCTCAAACCGCACCCGCGACGTCCACGACGCCCTCAAGCGTCGATGCCTCTACCACTGGGTTCAGCACCCAGACGTGGACCGCGAGGTGGAGATCCTGCGGGTCCGGGCTCCCCACGTGCCGGCCGCCCTGGCCCGGGACGTGGCCACGGTGGCGGCCGAACTGCGGGACATGGGCCTGTACAAGCCACCCGGTGTGGCCGAGACCCTCGACTGGGCCGAGGCCCTGGTGCTGGTAGGCGTGGACGACCTCGACGAGACGGCCATGGAGTTCACCATCGGAACCCTCCTGAAGTACCGCGAGGACCAGGACCGCCTGCGGTCCCGTGGCTTCGGTGAGGTGGTTGGTCTGCTGCGCGGGGCCTGA
- a CDS encoding VWA domain-containing protein: protein MAVEVQLTLDRHLVRFVDELRRAGLDVPPGCTLEFGRAVAEVGATTRSGVYWSGRATLVRRPEDVERFDAVFEHHWTGAPTGGRVPVEHSPVTLVLDTADDSPGPTDEEGDRGDDHLSVRWSRAEVLGSRDFAECTDGELAELHDLMSRLRLFGATRRCRRLRPTSRRGRPDLRRTVREALRTGGEPMRRVFAEPGERRRRLVLLLDVSGSMEPYARALVRFLHAAMVGRRDVEAFALGTRLTRLTRELSTRDPDAALARAAEAVTDWSGGTRLGDGLRSFNDRWGVPGMARGAIVVVLSDGWDRGQPEVLGEQMARLQRVAHRVVWVNPLKASPGYAPLAGGMAAALPHVDRFVEGHSLDSLRELALVLSEPG from the coding sequence GTGGCCGTTGAGGTGCAGCTCACCCTGGACCGCCACCTAGTCCGCTTCGTCGACGAGCTCCGTCGGGCCGGGTTGGACGTTCCCCCCGGATGCACCCTGGAGTTCGGGCGGGCCGTGGCCGAGGTCGGTGCCACCACCCGGTCCGGCGTCTACTGGTCGGGCCGGGCCACCTTGGTCCGCCGACCGGAGGACGTGGAGCGGTTCGACGCGGTCTTCGAGCACCACTGGACGGGGGCGCCGACCGGTGGTCGGGTCCCAGTGGAGCACTCACCCGTCACCCTGGTCCTCGACACTGCCGATGACTCCCCGGGCCCCACCGACGAGGAGGGGGACCGGGGCGACGACCACCTGAGCGTGCGCTGGTCCCGAGCCGAAGTGCTCGGATCCCGAGACTTCGCCGAGTGCACCGACGGGGAGCTGGCCGAACTCCATGACCTGATGTCCCGGCTGCGGCTGTTCGGCGCCACCCGGCGCTGTCGTCGGCTCCGACCGACCTCTCGTCGGGGTCGCCCTGATCTCCGCCGGACCGTGCGGGAGGCGCTGCGAACCGGGGGAGAGCCCATGCGCCGGGTGTTCGCCGAACCCGGGGAGCGGCGCCGCCGCCTCGTGCTGCTCCTGGACGTGTCGGGGTCGATGGAGCCCTACGCCCGGGCCCTCGTCCGGTTCCTGCACGCAGCCATGGTCGGCCGTCGCGACGTGGAGGCCTTCGCCCTCGGTACACGGCTGACCCGTCTGACCCGCGAGTTGTCGACCCGTGACCCCGACGCCGCCCTGGCCCGGGCCGCCGAGGCCGTCACCGACTGGTCGGGTGGGACCCGGCTGGGCGACGGATTGCGTTCCTTCAACGACCGTTGGGGGGTCCCGGGGATGGCCCGGGGAGCCATCGTCGTGGTGTTGTCCGACGGCTGGGACCGCGGCCAGCCCGAGGTCCTGGGCGAGCAGATGGCCCGTCTGCAACGGGTGGCCCACCGGGTGGTGTGGGTGAACCCTCTGAAGGCCAGTCCCGGGTATGCCCCGTTGGCTGGAGGTATGGCCGCCGCCCTACCCCACGTGGACCGCTTCGTGGAGGGCCACTCCCTGGACTCGCTTCGTGAACTGGCCCTCGTGCTGTCCGAGCCCGGCTAG
- the ppc gene encoding phosphoenolpyruvate carboxylase yields MSLATPVTPDRGSEPSDTALRSDIRRLGHQLGNTLVRQHGESLLDAVERVRMLTRNLRDQGSNEDVTAELHELFDDTDVAHAILLVRAFTVYFHLANVAEQVHRIEDLNSGSPNFANQFEETVQALTDSGIAPPEISNLVARAELRPVFTAHPTEASRRAILDKLAMVSRLIEQRSESRRTEADRRRIDRRIEELVEAIWQTDELRHVRPEPLDEARAVLYYLDLTVREAIPELLDEMQAALRSIGQALPTDRVPIRFGSWVGGDRDGNPNVSPATTDQVLGLQRRRALEILVDEVGALGHELSISTRVHGVSDELREAVDADRPALKDVQGRIDWSEPYRVRCEAIRRRLVASADGDTSRRGYRTPAHLDADLEVIERSLRENSGELLADGILSRVRRILQVIGFHFATLDIREHSDRHHEALATLFAANDLDYVGTSDADRADLLAAELASRRPLAPPSTPDDAGALALFRTLRTLMDRDGDAVIESYIISMTQGVEDVLAPVVLAREVGLVDLAHDTARLGFVPLFETIDDLRSIGPTLRALFAVEPYRQIVDLRGGTQEVMVGYSDSNKDGGITTSQWEIHKALRAIRDVSTETGIPIRVFHGRGGTIGRGGGPTHASILSQPNGVLDGEVKFTEQGEVIADKYGHPEIARRNLDLAFTAVLEASLAHKSPRHDEGTITRWYSIMDGMANDAYAAYRRFVETPGLVEYFTTSTPVEELGEMNIGSRPARRRGATAGIADLRAIPWVFGWTQSRQIIPGWFGAGSGLAACRAAGHGDEMRRMFEEWHFFRTFISNVEMTLTKTDLTIARHYVERLVDPSLHHLFDTVVDEYHRTVGEVKAITGEDLLAEKPMLRRTLAVRDAYLDPINVLQVEMLHRSRAGEVSEELQRGLLLTINGIAAGMRNTG; encoded by the coding sequence ATGTCCTTGGCAACCCCCGTGACGCCGGACCGCGGCTCGGAACCCTCCGATACCGCCCTGCGATCCGACATCCGGCGCCTCGGACACCAGCTCGGCAACACTCTCGTCCGCCAGCACGGCGAGTCCCTGCTCGACGCCGTAGAGCGGGTCCGGATGCTTACCCGCAACCTTCGGGACCAGGGCTCCAACGAGGACGTAACGGCGGAACTCCACGAACTGTTCGACGACACCGACGTGGCCCACGCCATCCTGCTGGTCCGCGCCTTCACCGTGTACTTCCACCTGGCCAACGTGGCCGAACAGGTCCACCGGATCGAGGACCTGAACTCTGGCTCGCCGAACTTTGCCAACCAGTTCGAAGAGACTGTCCAGGCTCTGACCGACTCGGGCATCGCTCCACCGGAGATCTCCAACCTGGTCGCCCGGGCCGAGCTGCGGCCGGTGTTCACCGCCCATCCCACCGAGGCGTCTCGCCGAGCCATCTTGGACAAACTGGCCATGGTCAGCCGCCTCATCGAGCAGCGCAGCGAGAGTCGCCGGACCGAAGCCGACCGTCGTCGTATCGACCGGCGCATCGAGGAACTGGTCGAGGCCATCTGGCAGACCGACGAACTACGTCACGTCCGGCCTGAACCCCTGGACGAGGCCCGAGCCGTCCTCTACTACCTTGACCTGACCGTCCGCGAGGCCATACCTGAACTCCTGGACGAGATGCAGGCTGCCCTGCGATCTATCGGCCAGGCCCTTCCCACGGACCGCGTCCCTATCCGCTTCGGCTCCTGGGTGGGCGGCGACCGGGACGGCAACCCGAACGTCTCCCCAGCCACCACCGACCAGGTTCTCGGCCTCCAGCGGCGGCGGGCCCTGGAAATCCTCGTGGACGAGGTAGGGGCACTCGGCCACGAGCTGAGCATCAGCACCCGCGTCCACGGGGTGTCCGACGAGCTCCGGGAAGCCGTCGACGCTGACCGCCCGGCACTCAAGGACGTACAGGGTCGGATCGACTGGTCAGAGCCCTACCGGGTCCGGTGCGAGGCCATCCGACGACGGCTCGTGGCCAGCGCCGACGGTGACACCAGCCGACGCGGCTACCGGACGCCGGCCCACCTTGACGCTGACCTGGAGGTAATCGAGCGGTCCCTGCGGGAGAACAGCGGCGAGCTTTTGGCCGACGGCATCCTGTCTCGGGTACGCCGGATCCTCCAGGTGATCGGCTTCCACTTCGCCACACTGGACATCCGAGAGCATTCGGACCGGCACCACGAGGCCCTGGCCACCCTCTTTGCCGCCAACGACCTCGACTACGTCGGGACCTCCGACGCCGACCGAGCTGATCTCCTGGCCGCCGAGCTGGCCAGCCGCCGACCGCTGGCACCGCCCAGTACCCCAGACGACGCCGGGGCGCTGGCCCTGTTTCGCACCCTGCGCACGCTCATGGACCGGGACGGCGACGCCGTCATCGAGAGCTACATCATCTCCATGACCCAGGGCGTAGAGGACGTGCTGGCCCCCGTGGTTCTGGCCCGCGAGGTCGGGCTGGTCGACCTTGCCCATGACACGGCCCGCCTGGGCTTCGTCCCTCTGTTTGAGACCATCGACGACCTGCGCTCCATCGGCCCCACCCTGCGGGCCTTGTTCGCCGTTGAGCCCTACCGGCAGATCGTCGACCTGCGGGGCGGTACCCAGGAGGTCATGGTCGGCTACTCCGATTCCAACAAGGACGGCGGGATCACTACCTCCCAGTGGGAGATCCACAAAGCCCTCCGAGCCATCCGGGACGTCTCGACGGAGACCGGGATCCCCATCCGGGTGTTCCACGGCCGGGGCGGAACTATCGGCCGGGGCGGCGGGCCGACCCACGCCTCGATTCTCTCCCAGCCCAACGGCGTCCTGGACGGCGAGGTCAAATTCACCGAACAGGGCGAGGTCATCGCCGACAAGTACGGCCACCCGGAAATCGCCCGTCGGAACCTGGACCTGGCGTTCACCGCGGTGCTGGAGGCCTCCCTGGCCCACAAGTCCCCCCGCCACGACGAGGGCACCATCACGCGGTGGTACTCGATCATGGACGGCATGGCTAACGATGCCTACGCCGCCTATCGCCGGTTTGTGGAGACCCCGGGTCTGGTCGAGTACTTCACCACCTCGACTCCGGTCGAGGAGTTGGGGGAGATGAACATCGGCTCCCGGCCGGCCCGACGTCGGGGCGCCACTGCAGGAATCGCCGACCTTCGGGCCATCCCGTGGGTGTTCGGTTGGACTCAGTCCCGCCAGATCATCCCCGGCTGGTTCGGCGCCGGAAGCGGGCTGGCCGCCTGCCGGGCTGCCGGCCACGGCGACGAGATGCGCAGGATGTTCGAGGAATGGCACTTCTTCCGCACATTCATCTCCAACGTGGAGATGACGCTGACCAAGACCGACCTGACCATCGCCCGGCACTACGTGGAACGCCTCGTGGACCCCTCGCTCCACCACCTGTTCGACACCGTGGTCGACGAGTACCACCGAACAGTTGGCGAGGTCAAGGCCATCACCGGAGAGGATCTGCTGGCCGAGAAGCCGATGCTGCGCCGAACACTGGCCGTCCGCGACGCCTACCTGGACCCCATCAACGTCTTACAGGTCGAGATGCTCCACCGGTCCCGAGCCGGCGAGGTCTCCGAGGAACTCCAGCGGGGGTTGCTGCTGACCATCAACGGCATTGCCGCCGGAATGCGTAACACCGGCTGA
- a CDS encoding CoA ester lyase, with translation MSHTRYAPARQRLQRSELAVPGSNPALFEKAAASDVDYVFLDLEDAVAPGDKVQARLNVIEGLRDIDWRGLGKTISVRINGIDTHYMYRDVVDVVEQAGEHLDTILIPKVGVAADVYMVDAMVSQIEEACGLTEKIGIEALIETTLGMANVESVAVSSPRLEAMHFGVADYAASCRARTTNIGGLNPDYPGDQWHQALSRMLVACRAYGLRPIDGPFGDFNDPDGYIDGARRAAALGYEGKWAIHPSQVALANEVFSPPVAEVDRAHRILVALEEAAAEGRGAAQLDGRMIDAASARMAENVVAQAAAIENK, from the coding sequence ATGAGCCACACCCGTTATGCGCCAGCCCGCCAGCGGCTCCAGCGAAGCGAGCTGGCCGTTCCTGGATCCAACCCTGCTCTGTTTGAGAAGGCGGCGGCCAGCGACGTCGACTACGTCTTCCTGGACCTAGAGGACGCGGTGGCTCCGGGTGACAAGGTCCAAGCCCGCCTAAACGTCATCGAGGGCCTCCGGGACATCGACTGGCGGGGCCTGGGCAAGACGATTTCGGTCCGCATCAACGGTATCGACACTCACTACATGTACCGCGACGTCGTCGACGTAGTGGAGCAGGCCGGCGAGCACCTGGACACCATCCTGATCCCCAAGGTGGGCGTGGCCGCCGACGTCTACATGGTGGACGCCATGGTTAGCCAGATCGAAGAGGCCTGTGGCCTCACGGAGAAGATCGGCATCGAGGCCCTCATCGAGACCACCCTCGGCATGGCCAACGTGGAGTCCGTCGCCGTCTCCAGTCCGCGGTTGGAGGCCATGCACTTCGGGGTGGCCGACTACGCGGCCAGTTGCCGGGCCAGGACCACCAACATCGGCGGGCTCAACCCGGACTATCCGGGGGACCAGTGGCACCAGGCCCTCTCCCGGATGCTGGTGGCCTGTCGGGCCTACGGTCTCCGCCCCATTGACGGTCCGTTCGGCGATTTCAATGACCCGGACGGGTACATAGACGGCGCCCGTCGAGCGGCCGCCCTTGGCTACGAGGGCAAGTGGGCCATTCACCCATCCCAGGTCGCCCTGGCCAACGAGGTCTTCTCGCCGCCGGTTGCCGAGGTGGACCGGGCCCATCGGATCCTGGTCGCGCTCGAGGAGGCAGCGGCCGAGGGTCGTGGCGCCGCCCAACTGGACGGCCGGATGATCGACGCCGCGTCGGCCCGCATGGCTGAGAACGTCGTGGCCCAGGCCGCGGCTATCGAGAACAAGTAG
- a CDS encoding malate--CoA ligase subunit beta, producing the protein MDIHEYQAKALLAEYDVPIATGGLAYSPEQAAYRAKEIGGGQWVVKAQVHSGARGKAGGIRMCDSEDEVWEAADDLLGRRLVTDQTGPVGKGVYRLYVEPVVPFGTEIYLSMVLDRQSERIMLVMSGSGGMEIEEVAETDPDAIVRISIEPAVGLQAFQARAMAFACGLDAGLVSQAEQLLLGAYRAFRDLDATMLEINPLVVTEEGRLLALDAKMSFDDNALFRHQNVSELRDKSQEDPREMNAADRGLSYVGLDGNIGCIINGAGLAMATMDMIKHSGGEPANFLDIGGGASPDRVVKAFKLVLSDERVEAILVNIFAGINRCDWVAEGVVKAMTDLEVKVPVVARLSGTNVEEGRRILAESDVELITAETLAEAGEKAVAAVSWEAN; encoded by the coding sequence ATGGACATTCACGAGTACCAGGCCAAGGCCCTGCTCGCGGAGTACGACGTGCCGATCGCAACTGGTGGCCTCGCCTACAGCCCAGAGCAGGCGGCCTACCGGGCCAAGGAGATCGGTGGCGGCCAGTGGGTCGTGAAGGCCCAGGTGCACTCCGGGGCCCGCGGCAAGGCCGGTGGCATCAGGATGTGCGACAGCGAGGACGAGGTGTGGGAGGCCGCCGACGACCTGCTGGGGCGGCGGCTGGTCACCGACCAGACCGGTCCGGTCGGAAAGGGCGTCTACCGCCTATACGTCGAACCGGTGGTGCCCTTCGGCACTGAGATCTACCTGAGCATGGTCCTGGACAGGCAGTCCGAGCGGATCATGCTCGTCATGTCCGGCTCCGGTGGCATGGAGATCGAGGAAGTGGCTGAGACCGACCCCGACGCCATCGTGCGGATCTCCATCGAGCCGGCCGTCGGCCTCCAGGCCTTCCAGGCCCGAGCGATGGCGTTCGCCTGCGGCCTGGACGCCGGGCTGGTCTCCCAGGCCGAACAGCTGCTGCTGGGTGCCTACCGGGCCTTCCGGGATCTGGACGCCACGATGTTAGAGATCAACCCGTTGGTGGTGACCGAAGAGGGCCGCCTGCTGGCCCTTGACGCCAAGATGAGCTTCGACGACAACGCCCTGTTCCGGCACCAGAACGTGTCGGAACTCCGGGACAAGTCCCAGGAGGACCCCCGGGAGATGAACGCCGCCGACCGCGGCCTTAGCTACGTGGGCCTCGACGGGAACATTGGTTGCATCATCAACGGCGCCGGCCTGGCCATGGCCACCATGGACATGATCAAGCACTCGGGCGGGGAGCCGGCCAACTTCTTGGACATCGGCGGTGGCGCCTCCCCGGACCGGGTGGTCAAGGCGTTCAAGCTGGTGCTGTCCGACGAGCGGGTGGAGGCGATCCTTGTCAACATCTTCGCTGGTATCAACCGTTGCGACTGGGTGGCCGAGGGGGTGGTCAAGGCGATGACCGACCTTGAGGTGAAAGTCCCGGTGGTCGCTCGGCTTTCGGGGACCAACGTGGAGGAGGGACGCCGAATCCTTGCCGAGAGCGACGTCGAACTGATTACGGCCGAAACCCTGGCCGAGGCCGGCGAAAAGGCCGTGGCCGCGGTTTCATGGGAGGCGAACTGA
- the sucD gene encoding succinate--CoA ligase subunit alpha: MSIIVDEKTPVIVQGFTGRMGTFHAEEMIEYGTNLVGGTAPGKSSGGHLGLPVFDTVRDAVNETGAEASIVFVPPPFAADAIMEAADAGIRHCVCITDGIPAQDMMKVKRYMRTKRVEKRMTLMGPNCAGVISPGRALLGIMPGHIYAQGPVGIVGRSGTLGYEAASQLKALGVGVSTSVGIGGDPINGSSFTDHLKSFEQDPETSLVVIIGEIGGPQEAEAAAYARDHMHKRVVAYIAGLSAPKGRTMGHAGAIVTGVGESAAEKIEIMREAGVGIIERPSDFGAVISKML; this comes from the coding sequence ATGAGCATCATCGTTGATGAAAAAACTCCGGTCATTGTTCAGGGGTTCACCGGTCGCATGGGCACCTTTCACGCCGAGGAGATGATCGAGTACGGGACCAACCTCGTAGGAGGTACGGCTCCCGGCAAAAGCAGCGGTGGCCACCTTGGGCTACCGGTCTTTGACACTGTGCGCGACGCCGTCAACGAGACGGGTGCCGAGGCCAGCATCGTGTTCGTGCCACCGCCCTTCGCCGCCGACGCCATCATGGAGGCGGCCGACGCCGGTATCAGGCACTGCGTGTGCATTACGGACGGCATCCCGGCCCAGGACATGATGAAGGTCAAGCGTTACATGCGGACCAAGAGGGTCGAAAAACGCATGACGCTCATGGGCCCAAACTGTGCCGGCGTGATCAGCCCCGGCAGGGCGCTCCTCGGCATCATGCCGGGCCACATCTACGCCCAGGGGCCGGTCGGCATCGTCGGACGGTCGGGCACTCTCGGCTACGAGGCCGCCTCCCAGCTCAAGGCCCTCGGCGTCGGGGTTAGTACCAGCGTGGGTATTGGTGGCGACCCCATCAACGGCAGCTCGTTCACCGACCACCTCAAGTCCTTCGAGCAGGACCCCGAGACCAGCCTGGTGGTGATCATCGGCGAGATCGGCGGCCCCCAGGAGGCCGAGGCGGCGGCGTACGCCCGGGACCACATGCACAAGAGGGTGGTGGCCTACATCGCCGGCTTGTCAGCCCCTAAGGGTCGGACCATGGGCCATGCCGGGGCCATCGTGACCGGTGTCGGCGAGTCGGCCGCTGAGAAGATTGAGATCATGAGAGAGGCAGGCGTCGGCATCATCGAGCGCCCGTCCGACTTTGGAGCAGTCATCTCGAAGATGCTGTAG
- a CDS encoding XdhC family protein, with the protein MREILGDLARWRGDGRRVAVARVVDLEGSGPRLPGAAMAVAEDGEVAGSVSGGCVEGAVVSEALDVLATGDRRMVSFGYSDDEAFAVGLTCGGTIHLFVEPLDW; encoded by the coding sequence ATGCGGGAGATCCTGGGCGACCTGGCGAGGTGGCGCGGTGACGGCCGTCGCGTTGCCGTGGCCCGGGTGGTGGACCTCGAGGGATCGGGGCCGCGCCTGCCGGGGGCGGCCATGGCCGTTGCCGAAGACGGAGAGGTGGCCGGCTCGGTCTCCGGGGGTTGTGTCGAGGGTGCTGTGGTGTCTGAGGCGTTGGATGTCCTGGCCACCGGAGACCGCCGCATGGTGTCCTTCGGGTACAGCGACGACGAAGCGTTCGCCGTCGGTCTGACCTGTGGTGGGACCATTCACCTGTTCGTCGAACCGCTCGACTGGTAG
- a CDS encoding XdhC/CoxI family protein, with protein sequence MVATSPGGSLFDRLAALLEDEVPVALATVVEGPGVGGKLLVHRTDEANSSVQGTLGDEGLDRVVVRDALGELAAGRSGVRHYGEHGEAREDAVRVFIESFAAPPQMLVFGAVDFTGALVRVAKVLGYRVTVCDAREVFATNQRFPLADDVVVDWPHRLLDEKGPELRRRDAVCVLTHDPKFDVPAIVSALRTRVGYIGVMGSRRTHADRVDRLREAGVSDEELARLRSPVGLDIGARTPEETAVSIVSEIIALRTGRSAQALSASDGPIHD encoded by the coding sequence GTGGTCGCCACGTCGCCGGGAGGGTCGTTGTTCGACCGGCTGGCTGCCCTGTTGGAAGACGAGGTGCCGGTCGCCCTGGCCACCGTGGTCGAGGGTCCCGGTGTAGGCGGAAAGTTGCTGGTCCACCGAACGGACGAGGCCAACTCGTCGGTGCAAGGCACTCTGGGTGACGAGGGCCTGGACCGTGTGGTGGTCCGGGACGCCCTGGGCGAGTTGGCGGCCGGCCGCAGCGGGGTCCGCCACTACGGGGAGCATGGCGAGGCCCGGGAGGACGCTGTCCGGGTGTTCATCGAATCGTTCGCCGCTCCACCCCAGATGCTGGTCTTTGGCGCTGTCGACTTCACCGGGGCACTGGTCCGGGTGGCCAAGGTGCTTGGCTACCGGGTCACCGTGTGCGACGCCCGGGAGGTGTTCGCCACAAACCAGCGCTTCCCACTGGCTGACGACGTGGTGGTCGACTGGCCCCATCGCCTCCTGGACGAGAAGGGGCCCGAGCTTCGCCGTCGGGACGCTGTCTGTGTCCTCACCCACGACCCCAAGTTCGACGTGCCGGCCATCGTCTCGGCCCTGCGTACCCGGGTGGGCTACATCGGCGTGATGGGTTCTCGACGAACCCACGCCGACCGGGTGGACCGCCTACGAGAGGCTGGGGTCTCCGACGAAGAGTTGGCCCGCCTGCGGTCGCCAGTCGGGTTGGACATCGGCGCCCGGACCCCCGAGGAGACCGCCGTTTCCATTGTGTCGGAGATCATCGCCCTAAGGACTGGACGCTCGGCCCAGGCGCTATCGGCCTCCGACGGTCCTATCCACGACTGA
- a CDS encoding nucleotidyltransferase family protein: MTVAAVVLAAGGGARWNGAGHKLLAEVAGRPLAAHALVAASEAGLDELVVVTGSVDLSAVLPIGATVLHNDRWIDGQATSLRLAVDYAERVGHEAVVVGLADMPGVPAAAWRAVADCPSPLAVATFDGLRRPPTRIARLLWPKLPTTGDEGGRVLLSEQSSHVVEVACPGNPEDVDTVEDLEPWN; encoded by the coding sequence GTGACCGTTGCTGCCGTGGTCCTGGCCGCCGGGGGTGGTGCCAGGTGGAACGGCGCCGGGCACAAATTGCTGGCCGAGGTAGCCGGACGACCGCTGGCCGCCCACGCCCTGGTCGCCGCCTCGGAGGCCGGGCTAGACGAACTGGTGGTGGTCACCGGCAGCGTGGACCTGTCGGCCGTCCTGCCCATCGGAGCCACGGTTCTGCACAACGACCGGTGGATCGACGGACAGGCCACCTCGCTCCGGTTGGCCGTCGACTATGCCGAGCGAGTCGGGCACGAAGCTGTCGTGGTCGGCCTGGCCGACATGCCGGGGGTGCCCGCTGCGGCCTGGCGGGCTGTGGCCGACTGCCCGTCCCCGTTGGCGGTGGCCACCTTCGACGGCCTGCGACGGCCGCCGACCAGGATCGCCCGCCTGTTGTGGCCGAAGTTGCCAACGACCGGAGACGAGGGAGGGCGGGTACTGCTATCCGAGCAGTCCTCGCATGTGGTGGAAGTAGCGTGTCCCGGCAATCCGGAGGACGTGGACACCGTGGAGGATCTCGAACCGTGGAACTGA
- a CDS encoding SRPBCC family protein, which translates to MELNNDFEVAAPIDRVWDVLTDVERIAPCLPGAQLQEIEGDEFRGVVKVKVGPITAQYKGAASFVERDDVGHRAVLRAEGRDTRGAGNAAADITAQLEAVDGGTRVTVTTDLTVTGKVAQFGRGVMADVSRKLMGQFADNLSDLISTADSEPASDADPTPVDEPPSEVEAVRVVDGPEAEAIDLLGTAGAPVLKRLVSTLVVLAVVVVLVVWVLG; encoded by the coding sequence GTGGAACTGAACAACGACTTCGAGGTGGCGGCACCCATCGATCGGGTGTGGGACGTGCTCACCGACGTGGAGCGAATTGCCCCCTGCCTTCCCGGAGCTCAGCTACAGGAGATCGAGGGCGACGAGTTCCGGGGTGTGGTGAAGGTCAAGGTCGGCCCGATCACCGCCCAGTACAAGGGAGCAGCTTCCTTCGTGGAACGCGACGACGTCGGACACCGGGCCGTGCTGCGAGCCGAGGGCCGCGACACCCGAGGCGCCGGGAACGCGGCCGCCGACATCACAGCTCAGCTGGAAGCCGTCGACGGCGGGACCCGGGTCACGGTAACCACCGACCTGACGGTCACCGGCAAGGTGGCTCAGTTCGGGCGCGGTGTGATGGCTGACGTGTCCAGGAAGCTGATGGGACAGTTCGCCGACAACCTGAGCGACCTGATCTCCACGGCCGACAGCGAGCCCGCCTCCGACGCTGACCCCACCCCGGTGGACGAGCCACCCTCCGAGGTGGAGGCGGTCCGAGTGGTCGACGGTCCGGAGGCCGAGGCCATCGACCTGCTGGGCACGGCCGGGGCGCCGGTCCTCAAGCGGCTGGTGTCCACGTTGGTCGTGCTGGCCGTAGTCGTCGTGCTGGTCGTCTGGGTCCTGGGCTAG
- a CDS encoding DUF501 domain-containing protein, giving the protein MDPTVPDGQARDDDVEAVTALLGRRPEGRFEVVVRDGDGVPVVIRNHPLLDDGRPMPTRFWLVGEDLRSRVGTLESGGGVRAAEEACEPAELADAHRRYAEERDAAIPGDHVGHRPSGGVGGTRQGVKCLHAHYAWFLVGGDDPVGRWVDARLAGTDGPQGDPDA; this is encoded by the coding sequence ATGGATCCGACGGTTCCCGACGGGCAAGCCCGCGACGATGACGTAGAAGCGGTGACCGCCCTCCTGGGCCGACGACCCGAAGGTCGTTTTGAAGTGGTGGTGCGAGACGGGGACGGAGTACCGGTGGTCATCCGCAACCACCCCCTGCTTGACGACGGTCGTCCCATGCCGACCCGGTTCTGGCTGGTTGGCGAGGACCTCCGGTCACGGGTCGGCACCCTGGAATCCGGCGGCGGCGTCCGGGCCGCCGAAGAGGCCTGTGAGCCGGCTGAGCTGGCCGACGCCCACCGCCGGTACGCCGAGGAACGTGATGCGGCGATCCCGGGCGACCACGTCGGCCACCGGCCATCGGGCGGGGTGGGCGGAACTCGTCAGGGCGTCAAGTGCCTGCATGCCCACTACGCCTGGTTCCTGGTCGGCGGCGACGATCCGGTCGGTCGCTGGGTGGACGCCCGGCTCGCCGGAACAGATGGACCTCAAGGTGATCCAGATGCTTGA